The following proteins come from a genomic window of Brevibacillus antibioticus:
- a CDS encoding sensor histidine kinase codes for MVETVTLNLYDVSRKILDLTPSITTIWLQEIVRSMEIPVTIPRDFAEKRTVLLARYLVEDVDHDMQTWALDMGEWLRSQEFPFSSILRTYQLYRNVFWRVLQPELQRWSLSSQEMHYLESQLGKAMDESVFWAVYHFEQMMNKELVQKEETISYLHNDKLTMLGKIAANMAHELRNPLCAIEGFLKLIGESTQEQAQLQTYIQVVMHEFENLHRQLTGFLSFSKKPILDEIFKTVQVEELLEEVEMLITPRLVGENIRFEKQIHPCSLACYEEGLKQVVVNLLNNAIDAVQNRTDKYIHVISTSSDGWLYLSVENNGERIPPEIVENLFQPFFTTKQNGTGIGLSICKNIIEKHQGTIHCDSNEKRTRFILSLPIANAQEVGPRMEAL; via the coding sequence ATGGTGGAGACTGTGACGCTGAACCTTTATGACGTTTCAAGGAAGATTTTGGACTTAACACCAAGTATCACCACAATATGGCTGCAAGAAATTGTTCGCAGCATGGAAATTCCTGTAACCATTCCTCGCGATTTTGCAGAAAAACGAACAGTGCTCTTGGCTCGCTATCTGGTTGAGGATGTAGATCATGACATGCAGACTTGGGCATTAGATATGGGAGAGTGGCTTCGTTCCCAGGAATTCCCCTTCTCCTCCATTTTGCGCACATATCAATTGTACCGGAATGTATTCTGGCGGGTTCTCCAACCGGAATTACAGAGATGGTCCCTCTCCTCACAGGAAATGCATTATTTGGAAAGCCAACTGGGCAAGGCCATGGATGAAAGTGTCTTCTGGGCTGTTTATCACTTTGAACAAATGATGAATAAAGAGCTGGTTCAGAAGGAAGAAACGATCTCCTATTTGCATAACGACAAATTGACCATGCTCGGAAAAATTGCCGCCAATATGGCTCATGAGCTGCGCAATCCGTTGTGCGCCATTGAAGGGTTCCTAAAGCTAATCGGTGAGTCTACACAGGAACAGGCCCAGCTTCAGACGTATATCCAAGTCGTCATGCATGAGTTTGAGAATTTACATCGGCAACTGACCGGATTCCTCAGCTTTTCCAAGAAACCAATTCTCGATGAAATTTTTAAAACCGTTCAAGTAGAAGAACTGCTTGAAGAAGTAGAGATGCTGATTACCCCTCGCCTCGTGGGAGAAAACATACGTTTTGAAAAACAAATCCACCCCTGCTCACTCGCATGTTATGAAGAAGGCTTGAAGCAAGTTGTCGTCAATCTATTAAACAATGCCATTGACGCCGTACAAAATCGTACAGACAAGTATATTCATGTCATTTCCACTTCTTCAGATGGATGGCTCTATTTGAGTGTGGAAAACAACGGCGAAAGGATTCCACCTGAGATCGTGGAAAATCTTTTCCAACCATTCTTTACGACTAAACAAAATGGGACAGGTATCGGCCTCTCCATCTGCAAAAATATTATTGAAAAGCATCAAGGCACGATCCATTGTGATTCCAATGAAAAACGTACACGCTTTATCCTTTCTCTGCCGATTGCAAATGCCCAGGAAGTCGGCCCAAGAATGGAAGCCCTCTAG
- a CDS encoding TerC family protein yields the protein MGEYFWLGLVHIFMIDLVLSSDNAVVIGMACRGLPHHEKKRAILYGTLGAILLRIVLTGMTTWMLDIPLVKAIGGLLLLWIACKLMLGESEELAGVSHNQTIGQAVRTIIVADFVMSLDNVLAVGGAAHGDLWLVLLGLAMSIPLLMWGSVWIARMMNRFPSMVIIGGGILTFTAVDMCLQDPYVWKWVNPLLLNHMWLPVFAAVVVMFWGRMKRT from the coding sequence ATGGGCGAGTATTTTTGGCTGGGTCTTGTACACATCTTCATGATCGATCTGGTATTAAGTAGTGACAATGCTGTGGTCATAGGTATGGCCTGCCGTGGACTCCCTCACCATGAGAAAAAACGGGCGATTTTATATGGGACATTGGGTGCAATCCTCTTGCGAATTGTTTTAACAGGAATGACTACCTGGATGTTGGATATTCCTCTCGTGAAGGCGATCGGGGGATTATTATTGCTATGGATCGCGTGTAAGCTGATGCTGGGTGAGTCTGAAGAGCTCGCAGGCGTATCGCATAATCAGACAATTGGTCAGGCAGTCAGGACCATCATAGTAGCAGATTTTGTCATGAGTTTGGACAATGTTTTGGCAGTTGGTGGAGCAGCACATGGCGATTTATGGTTAGTTTTGCTTGGGTTAGCGATGAGCATTCCATTATTAATGTGGGGAAGTGTGTGGATTGCCCGCATGATGAATCGGTTTCCTAGTATGGTCATCATTGGCGGTGGAATTCTTACCTTTACAGCAGTTGATATGTGTCTTCAGGATCCGTATGTTTGGAAGTGGGTGAATCCTTTGCTGCTCAACCATATGTGGTTGCCCGTATTTGCTGCCGTAGTGGTCATGTTTTGGGGGCGGATGAAAAGGACGTGA
- a CDS encoding YkoP family protein has protein sequence MNTSLLMLWGYWDEVYQRCTRLTYIEKGKNIFRVVVLRYRGEPLVTSDNCIIHDGDLILKLHIHNYYFATLCKEVKDELRVALLLRRLILQSLPTLATFLNSMENKDQIKGIVGTTMLHKGVTPLGFSISDVPMTWFFRYKRWYLRLMLRIVHPNGKRRLQSWNHEMPLKRVYMSKEFLLNRYTEGKQPLGESY, from the coding sequence ATGAATACAAGCCTCTTGATGCTATGGGGATACTGGGATGAAGTCTACCAACGCTGCACCAGACTTACCTATATTGAAAAAGGGAAAAATATATTTCGAGTAGTGGTTTTACGCTATCGGGGAGAGCCACTCGTTACTTCCGATAATTGCATCATTCATGACGGGGATTTGATCTTAAAACTACATATACACAATTATTATTTTGCTACTCTGTGCAAAGAAGTAAAGGATGAATTGCGCGTGGCACTTCTTTTGCGAAGACTTATCCTCCAATCACTGCCGACCCTAGCCACGTTCCTGAATTCGATGGAAAATAAAGATCAAATAAAAGGGATAGTGGGAACGACCATGCTACACAAAGGGGTAACACCTCTGGGCTTCTCGATTTCTGATGTACCTATGACTTGGTTTTTTCGATACAAGCGATGGTACTTGCGTCTCATGCTCAGAATCGTGCATCCCAATGGAAAGCGGCGGTTGCAATCATGGAATCATGAAATGCCCCTCAAGCGTGTTTATATGTCCAAGGAATTTTTACTCAATCGATATACGGAGGGCAAGCAGCCTCTAGGAGAGTCCTACTAA
- a CDS encoding MGDG synthase family glycosyltransferase produces MAKRFLLVTEEWAGSGHRMAAEALQEVLLENEGTRSARVVGGLKTASPGLCVLSHFFYRNMLRYGQPVWQRIYEQEEMLGRALTKALGWWLSARLTNQLLQEEKPDVVIATHAYCLSALAEAKKRVSKSFQLVCVPTDFHINRFWVHPEIDAYMVAHEQIAQILMERYRIAPKKIHVHGIPVRPAFTTALHTDKATWKKQLGLVPDQFTVLIGGGEGGYGGVEQVVRELILEEQPLQVIVVTGKNASLYRRLADLLRTKSNDHRFILKGFEPQMWQWIGAADAYITKPGGISCAESLALKTPLILFHPLPGQEKHNCSFLLEQQAAILAETTVEIKEIIRSWRQPEKRGAFAGDLDKLGRPDAVYQIAQTLLQLTD; encoded by the coding sequence ATGGCAAAGCGGTTTCTGTTAGTGACAGAGGAATGGGCAGGGAGTGGTCATCGGATGGCTGCCGAAGCCCTGCAAGAAGTCTTACTAGAAAATGAGGGTACACGATCGGCGCGAGTGGTGGGAGGACTGAAAACCGCCAGTCCTGGCTTATGTGTGCTCTCTCATTTTTTTTATCGCAATATGCTGCGTTACGGTCAACCCGTGTGGCAACGCATCTATGAACAGGAAGAAATGCTGGGCCGTGCATTGACCAAAGCACTGGGATGGTGGCTATCTGCTAGATTAACCAATCAACTGTTGCAAGAAGAGAAGCCAGATGTCGTCATCGCTACGCATGCATACTGCTTGTCCGCATTGGCAGAAGCGAAGAAAAGGGTGTCCAAGTCTTTTCAGCTCGTTTGTGTTCCCACGGACTTTCATATTAATCGATTTTGGGTTCATCCAGAAATTGATGCGTACATGGTGGCACATGAGCAGATTGCGCAAATTCTAATGGAGCGCTATAGGATTGCCCCTAAAAAAATCCATGTTCATGGCATTCCAGTTCGGCCTGCTTTTACTACAGCGCTACATACTGACAAAGCGACTTGGAAAAAACAGCTGGGACTCGTGCCAGATCAATTCACGGTGCTGATTGGTGGGGGAGAAGGCGGTTATGGTGGAGTGGAGCAGGTTGTACGAGAGTTGATACTGGAAGAGCAACCATTGCAGGTCATAGTCGTCACGGGGAAGAATGCGAGCCTGTACAGAAGACTGGCGGACTTGTTACGTACAAAGAGTAATGACCATCGTTTTATATTGAAAGGGTTTGAGCCGCAAATGTGGCAGTGGATTGGAGCAGCTGACGCCTATATAACGAAGCCAGGTGGCATTTCGTGCGCGGAGTCACTTGCTCTTAAGACACCGCTCATTTTGTTCCACCCATTGCCCGGACAAGAAAAGCATAATTGCTCCTTTTTGCTCGAGCAACAAGCGGCGATCTTGGCTGAAACAACGGTGGAAATCAAAGAAATCATCAGGTCATGGCGTCAGCCTGAAAAAAGGGGTGCTTTTGCAGGAGATTTGGACAAGCTGGGGAGACCAGATGCGGTTTACCAAATTGCACAAACCCTTCTTCAATTAACAGACTAA
- a CDS encoding alpha/beta-type small acid-soluble spore protein — MANNNRSSNNLVVPQANQALDQLKYEIASEFGVQLGPDTTSRQNGSVGGEITKRLVSFAEQQLAGRG; from the coding sequence ATGGCGAACAACAACAGATCCAGTAACAATCTGGTGGTTCCTCAAGCAAACCAAGCTCTGGACCAACTGAAATACGAAATCGCATCCGAATTCGGTGTTCAGCTTGGACCAGACACTACTTCCCGTCAAAACGGTTCAGTTGGAGGAGAGATTACAAAACGTCTTGTCTCCTTTGCTGAGCAACAACTGGCTGGACGTGGCTAA
- a CDS encoding DUF1657 domain-containing protein, which produces MTVGAQVKQTLASLKGAQADFETFALSTQNKKAKQLYSQAAEQTQSIVDNLQQRVTELEKEEPQFKGF; this is translated from the coding sequence ATGACAGTAGGAGCACAGGTGAAACAAACGCTTGCCAGCTTGAAAGGCGCACAAGCAGATTTTGAAACGTTTGCTCTTAGCACGCAAAACAAGAAAGCGAAGCAACTGTATTCGCAAGCAGCAGAGCAAACGCAATCCATCGTAGATAACCTCCAGCAGCGTGTAACAGAGCTGGAAAAGGAAGAACCACAGTTTAAGGGATTCTAG
- a CDS encoding DUF421 domain-containing protein, with amino-acid sequence MPDWLIILLRSIGAVAYLFLLTKIIGKRQIKQLTYIEYIVGISIGSIAAFMATEMDGPVYHSLIGMGVFALFPYLMEWLSLKSKFLRDLFEGKSTVLIKEGKILEDNLKKERLTAEDLMEQLRIKNVFRVADVEFALMETSGEVSVLLKSESQPVTPKHLELTVAPSEENQVVIMDGMIMDEPLATAGLNRRWVRTELQKAGVALENVFLGQVDKGGELYLDLYDDKLMVPGAQAMKLAFATLKKCQADLELYALNTKNEQMKRTYQIDSEQLQQIIDQVKPFMIR; translated from the coding sequence ATGCCTGATTGGTTAATAATCCTTTTGCGCTCAATAGGCGCTGTTGCTTACTTATTTCTATTGACAAAGATCATTGGGAAAAGGCAAATCAAGCAACTTACATATATCGAATATATCGTCGGTATCAGCATCGGTTCGATTGCGGCTTTTATGGCAACTGAAATGGATGGGCCGGTCTACCATAGTTTAATCGGGATGGGGGTTTTTGCGCTTTTCCCTTATTTAATGGAGTGGCTTTCACTCAAGAGCAAGTTTCTCCGTGACCTATTTGAAGGGAAATCTACGGTTCTCATCAAGGAAGGCAAGATTTTGGAAGACAATCTGAAAAAGGAACGTTTGACCGCGGAAGACTTGATGGAACAATTACGAATCAAAAACGTGTTCCGAGTAGCCGATGTCGAGTTTGCATTAATGGAAACAAGCGGGGAAGTCAGTGTCCTCTTAAAATCAGAGAGTCAGCCGGTAACTCCCAAACACCTTGAATTGACAGTGGCTCCTTCGGAAGAGAATCAAGTGGTCATTATGGATGGGATGATCATGGACGAGCCTCTAGCAACAGCAGGTCTAAATCGCAGATGGGTTCGCACGGAGCTGCAAAAAGCGGGAGTGGCTTTGGAAAATGTTTTCCTCGGCCAAGTGGACAAAGGGGGAGAGCTCTATCTCGACCTGTATGACGATAAACTGATGGTCCCTGGGGCCCAAGCGATGAAGCTGGCTTTTGCTACATTGAAAAAATGTCAGGCGGATCTGGAGCTGTATGCACTCAATACAAAAAATGAACAAATGAAGCGTACCTACCAAATCGATTCGGAACAGCTCCAACAGATTATCGATCAAGTAAAGCCGTTCATGATACGGTAA
- the spoVAC gene encoding stage V sporulation protein AC: MADQKKKKLTPVQQEYQQLAKTHEPPRPLLRNFTRAFVVGGIICMIGQGIQEMFIHYFNFTEKTAGNPTVAVLIILSALLTGLGLYDRIAQWAGAGTSVPVTGFANSIASAAIEHRSEGFVLGVGGNMFKLAGSVIVLGVAAAFVVGLIKTLFTMGG; the protein is encoded by the coding sequence ATGGCAGATCAAAAAAAGAAAAAGCTTACCCCCGTCCAGCAAGAATACCAGCAGTTGGCAAAAACGCATGAGCCTCCGCGACCGCTTTTGCGCAATTTTACCCGGGCATTTGTAGTGGGTGGCATCATTTGTATGATCGGACAAGGGATACAAGAAATGTTCATTCACTACTTTAATTTTACGGAGAAAACCGCTGGAAATCCAACAGTAGCTGTCTTGATCATTCTTTCTGCTCTTTTGACCGGTCTAGGGCTATATGACCGGATTGCCCAATGGGCTGGGGCAGGTACAAGTGTGCCAGTAACGGGTTTTGCCAATTCGATTGCATCTGCGGCCATCGAGCACCGTAGCGAAGGATTTGTGCTGGGGGTCGGCGGTAACATGTTCAAACTCGCGGGGTCAGTGATTGTGCTAGGAGTGGCGGCGGCATTCGTCGTTGGCTTGATCAAAACATTATTTACGATGGGAGGCTGA
- the spoVAD gene encoding stage V sporulation protein AD, protein MRQGHQSWVFPLKPVILGHAAIGGPFEAKGPLADDFDILHGDLMIGQDSWEKAEKVLLEEACSKAVEKAGLTKEQINFMLAGDLMNQIISASFSARTLSIPFLGIFGACSTAMEGLALAALMVNSQAADYVLAATSSHNGAAEKQYRYPTEYGSQKPPTAQWTVTGAGAAVVASQGRGLRITGATIGHVVDMGLTDPFNMGAAMAPAALSTIESHFRDFQLPHDHYDLIVTGDLGRTGHAILSDLLPKHHMHIPLDRYVDCGKLIYGENPNVWSGGSGCGCIATVTYGHLLRRMKQGEWKRILLVATGALLSPLTFQQGESIPCIAHAVAVESEQLGE, encoded by the coding sequence ATGCGTCAGGGCCATCAGTCTTGGGTCTTTCCTTTAAAACCTGTCATTCTCGGTCACGCTGCGATTGGTGGGCCTTTTGAGGCTAAGGGACCGTTAGCCGACGACTTCGATATCCTGCACGGTGACTTGATGATTGGACAAGATAGCTGGGAAAAGGCGGAAAAAGTCCTGCTGGAAGAAGCGTGTTCGAAAGCGGTGGAGAAAGCGGGGCTCACGAAAGAGCAAATAAACTTTATGCTTGCCGGGGATTTAATGAACCAGATCATATCTGCCAGCTTTTCGGCCCGGACGCTTTCGATTCCGTTTCTGGGGATTTTCGGAGCGTGCTCAACAGCGATGGAAGGCTTGGCCTTGGCTGCCCTCATGGTGAATAGCCAAGCTGCTGATTACGTCTTGGCTGCTACCTCCAGTCACAATGGGGCTGCGGAAAAGCAATATCGTTATCCGACAGAGTACGGCTCACAGAAGCCCCCAACGGCACAATGGACCGTGACGGGAGCAGGAGCAGCTGTTGTAGCCAGTCAGGGTAGGGGATTGCGGATTACGGGAGCCACGATCGGGCATGTCGTCGATATGGGATTGACAGACCCATTCAATATGGGAGCAGCGATGGCACCAGCCGCATTATCCACGATTGAGTCGCATTTCCGTGACTTTCAGCTCCCTCACGACCATTATGATTTGATTGTAACAGGCGATTTAGGACGAACAGGTCATGCCATTTTATCTGATCTGTTGCCCAAGCATCACATGCACATTCCACTAGACCGTTACGTCGATTGCGGGAAGCTCATTTATGGAGAAAATCCAAATGTGTGGTCGGGGGGGAGCGGATGTGGTTGTATTGCTACCGTAACCTATGGACATCTACTTCGGCGGATGAAGCAAGGAGAATGGAAGCGAATCTTGCTGGTTGCTACGGGAGCCCTTTTATCCCCGTTGACCTTCCAGCAGGGAGAAAGCATTCCTTGCATCGCGCATGCCGTGGCTGTTGAGTCGGAGCAACTTGGAGAGTGA
- the spoVAE gene encoding stage V sporulation protein AE — MMFLWAFLVGGTICLVGQFLMDVVKLTPAHTMSSLVVTGAVLDGLGLYEPLVNFAGAGATVPITSFGNALVHGAMAEAEKHGVIGIITGIFEVTSAGISAAIVFGFITAVLFRPKG, encoded by the coding sequence ATGATGTTTTTGTGGGCGTTTCTCGTAGGAGGAACAATTTGTTTAGTCGGTCAATTTCTTATGGATGTCGTCAAGCTCACACCTGCCCATACGATGTCCTCTCTTGTTGTGACGGGAGCTGTGCTAGACGGGCTCGGTCTATACGAGCCACTGGTTAATTTTGCCGGAGCAGGAGCGACAGTACCCATCACGAGCTTTGGAAATGCACTGGTGCACGGGGCAATGGCGGAAGCCGAAAAGCATGGAGTCATTGGCATCATTACCGGCATTTTTGAAGTGACGAGTGCGGGGATTTCGGCTGCCATCGTCTTCGGATTTATCACGGCAGTCTTGTTCCGACCAAAAGGATAA
- the sleB gene encoding spore cortex-lytic enzyme, with the protein MWWSKKVVTSLLAAFMAVTFIFPADSLAATQIQRGSVNGDVWDLQYRLQILGYYNGKLDGIYGANTTKAVRQFQITYGLQIDGITGPNTWRVLKKVSVNQAEMQMLAQLVYSEARGEPYEGQVAVAAVALNRVQSKNFPDTLAGVIFEPLAFTAVDDGQFWMTPNKTAYKAAWDAVRGWDPTNHSLYYFNPVTATSEWIWSRTQVKKIGKHIFAI; encoded by the coding sequence ATGTGGTGGAGCAAGAAAGTAGTAACATCCTTGCTTGCTGCCTTTATGGCTGTAACGTTTATTTTCCCAGCCGACTCCCTGGCAGCCACACAGATTCAGCGTGGTAGTGTGAACGGGGATGTATGGGACTTGCAGTATCGTTTGCAGATACTGGGCTATTACAATGGGAAATTGGATGGCATTTACGGAGCGAATACAACAAAGGCCGTCAGACAGTTTCAAATAACATACGGATTACAGATTGACGGTATCACTGGTCCAAATACATGGCGCGTTCTCAAGAAAGTGTCGGTAAATCAAGCGGAAATGCAGATGCTGGCCCAACTGGTCTATTCTGAGGCTCGCGGAGAACCTTATGAGGGCCAAGTAGCTGTAGCTGCAGTTGCATTGAACCGTGTCCAGTCCAAAAACTTCCCTGATACACTTGCGGGTGTCATCTTTGAGCCATTAGCGTTTACCGCTGTAGATGATGGACAATTCTGGATGACTCCTAACAAGACAGCTTACAAAGCAGCATGGGATGCGGTACGAGGATGGGACCCGACAAACCATTCTCTTTACTACTTTAATCCTGTTACAGCGACCTCCGAGTGGATTTGGTCTCGTACACAAGTGAAAAAGATCGGCAAACACATTTTTGCCATTTAA
- a CDS encoding S-layer homology domain-containing protein — translation MKKRMILASLAAFLLIGTPVVEAETTHMNETPYVDISGHWAEQKINQLYIANVIGQNEYFRPNDNVTLGELLTMFMNAKGIEPLGNKQSSFADVPANSWLSTYAETAYRLGIVHGQKQGNNLYLHPDAPVKRAELASILVRTMGDSGAVNNLKWSTTIQTLNQYPDGNNVKEKEQRPLVYAMQNRLMSAYEDGTLKPNKYMTRAEAVTYAALHLLPNKLRTTKALANGTPFRQELTVQTTAYSYTNDKILSYLEYPLREGVVAVDPNVIPLGTHLYIDGYGYAVAADIGGAVKQRHVDLYLPTLNEAENHGLQKGVKVYVLD, via the coding sequence ATGAAGAAACGGATGATCCTTGCCTCGCTGGCAGCCTTTTTGCTCATAGGTACGCCAGTTGTCGAGGCAGAAACAACTCACATGAACGAAACACCTTATGTAGACATTAGCGGCCATTGGGCAGAACAAAAAATCAATCAACTATACATAGCCAACGTAATTGGTCAAAACGAATATTTTCGACCTAATGACAACGTGACATTGGGTGAACTGCTCACGATGTTTATGAATGCCAAAGGAATCGAACCCCTTGGCAACAAGCAATCATCCTTTGCGGACGTACCGGCAAACAGCTGGTTGTCGACCTATGCCGAGACGGCCTATCGACTGGGAATTGTCCATGGGCAAAAGCAGGGGAATAACCTGTACCTACATCCAGATGCTCCAGTAAAAAGAGCGGAGCTCGCCTCTATTCTGGTAAGAACGATGGGGGACAGCGGAGCAGTCAATAACTTGAAGTGGTCTACGACGATCCAGACATTGAACCAATACCCGGATGGGAACAATGTGAAAGAGAAAGAGCAACGCCCACTCGTTTACGCCATGCAAAACAGGTTAATGAGTGCCTATGAGGACGGTACATTAAAACCGAACAAGTATATGACGCGAGCCGAAGCAGTCACATACGCGGCCCTTCACTTGCTTCCGAATAAGCTGAGAACGACAAAAGCCCTCGCAAACGGAACACCTTTTCGCCAAGAATTAACGGTACAGACGACTGCTTACAGCTACACGAACGACAAGATCCTGTCGTATCTGGAGTATCCACTGCGCGAAGGTGTTGTAGCGGTTGATCCAAATGTCATCCCGCTTGGTACACACTTGTACATCGATGGCTACGGCTATGCAGTGGCAGCTGATATCGGTGGTGCGGTAAAGCAACGCCATGTGGATCTGTATCTTCCGACGTTGAACGAAGCTGAAAATCACGGCCTGCAAAAAGGCGTTAAAGTATACGTACTTGATTAA
- a CDS encoding DUF2953 domain-containing protein, whose protein sequence is MVWVLLGLLCLFVLLVITPIKLTCFYSREGENDQLEITIAAWGIIRRKYEIPVLLLKMTEAGPELVAKVETIQHGRKLREKVKDFTRRQVKLWYRNYRDVLERVRDLLPLLKDLFKQIRCTKLEWHTLLGTGQAAETGALTGLIWGVKSLIVGILSHSISLQTMPAMSVQPVWNQALLHTKVQAVLHFYLGQFVFYALKVFLRIRKSKQRKWQAAPTRA, encoded by the coding sequence ATGGTATGGGTGTTGTTAGGATTGCTTTGTTTATTTGTCCTACTAGTGATCACGCCAATAAAATTGACGTGTTTTTACAGTCGCGAGGGCGAAAATGATCAATTGGAAATTACGATAGCGGCTTGGGGTATCATTCGCAGGAAATACGAAATACCCGTTCTCCTTTTGAAAATGACGGAAGCTGGTCCTGAGCTTGTCGCAAAGGTGGAAACCATTCAGCATGGAAGAAAGCTTCGGGAAAAGGTCAAAGATTTTACGCGGAGGCAAGTGAAATTATGGTATCGGAATTATCGGGATGTGCTGGAAAGAGTACGTGACTTGCTGCCTTTGCTAAAAGACCTGTTCAAACAAATTCGTTGTACGAAATTAGAATGGCATACCTTGTTAGGCACAGGTCAGGCGGCTGAAACAGGGGCACTGACAGGATTGATCTGGGGAGTGAAAAGCTTGATTGTAGGGATCCTCTCCCATTCCATCTCCTTACAAACGATGCCTGCCATGAGTGTACAGCCTGTCTGGAACCAAGCACTTCTACATACGAAAGTTCAAGCGGTGTTGCATTTTTATTTGGGGCAGTTTGTTTTCTACGCGTTGAAAGTTTTTCTGCGGATTCGAAAAAGTAAGCAGCGAAAATGGCAAGCTGCACCGACGCGTGCCTAA
- the ytfJ gene encoding GerW family sporulation protein encodes MADHPIQGLMRTAMENLKQMVDVNTIIGDPVETPDGSVILPISKVGFGFAAGGSEFQYDHHHNGHQHNQQYEHTGNPFGGGSGGGVSITPVAFLVVGKQGIRSIPLENTTHLYDRILDSVPQIVDKVQGMFTKSDDTPVYSNTTIIAGAEEQDLEDLMDRK; translated from the coding sequence ATGGCAGACCACCCGATTCAAGGCCTCATGAGAACAGCGATGGAAAATCTCAAGCAAATGGTGGACGTGAATACAATCATTGGTGATCCTGTTGAGACACCTGATGGTAGTGTCATTCTTCCGATCTCCAAGGTAGGATTTGGTTTCGCGGCCGGGGGTAGTGAGTTCCAATACGATCACCATCATAATGGGCACCAACACAATCAACAGTATGAACATACGGGTAACCCATTTGGTGGGGGGAGTGGGGGCGGTGTTTCCATCACACCTGTAGCTTTCTTGGTCGTTGGCAAACAAGGAATTCGTTCGATTCCGCTTGAAAATACGACCCATCTCTACGACCGGATTTTGGATTCTGTTCCGCAAATCGTGGATAAGGTTCAGGGGATGTTTACCAAATCGGATGATACTCCTGTTTATTCCAATACGACGATTATTGCCGGAGCAGAAGAACAAGATTTGGAAGACCTTATGGATCGAAAGTAA